A portion of the Thermothelomyces thermophilus ATCC 42464 chromosome 5, complete sequence genome contains these proteins:
- a CDS encoding polyketide synthase → MTISSDRNIEPIAVCGIGLRLPGGVHNGDEFWQLLAEGRDARSKIPPTRFAIDGFDASLSGQKAIHTRHGYFIDDDLSRLDTSFFSMSKKEIERCDPQQRILLEVVRECLEDAGEVDYRGRPIGCYVGTFGQDWYEMATKDMHGMGNYSLMGSGDLVLANRVSYEFDLHGPSTVIKTGCSASLVALHDACRALQSGDASGAIVCGTSLIMTPTTSTIFFDEGILSPDGSCKTFDAAANGFARAEGITAVYVKRLEDALRDGNPIRAVIRNTGCNSDGRSQGLTCPNGQAQEALMRNVYCQANLDPSETAFVECHGTGTPTGDPIETRAVGNVFGDKGVYIGSVKPNVGHSEGCSGLTSLIKAVLALEKGTIPPNIKFQKPNPKIPFSEKKLTVPLKPTAFPKDRAERISINSFGIGGSNAHVILESSSQYFGGTRLSINGLNGVNGVNGTNNYQNGTVPTPRPELFLFSANSPASLDRQIASFREHAARYPNLARDTAYTLAVHREKLPHRAFALVQDGKVLQVSPQVKAPHSAPSVTMVFSGQGAQWPQMGRELILTDPSFRQDLIRMDEVLQGLRIPPRWSIIEELLKPDETSQVHRAELAQPLTTALQIALVRQFQRLGITPAAVVGHSSGEIAAAYAAGHISLEYAITIAYYRGYVASRASAASSSIGAMAAVGLGAAEVSRFLHAGACVACENSPSSTTISGDSKAVHKTLASVLAEYPDVLARPLKVDTAYHSHHMAALAAEYLNLLQGEESTNSCHGAPDGPGARLFFSSVTTRTLTREGTPLTSPYYWVVNLVSPVRFRDAVHNLLLHDDDHDDDHQQATDGGSSSMILLEVGPHSALAGPLRQICEAAGRPCNYTAAQIRGKNCVASLLSALGGLYQQAVVPADWRPLFPPQGGSSSRALAGLPTYPWDHSAGPFWYESRLSRDWRARRFPDHCLLGVRVVECPDTAPQWRNLLSLEQVPWLADHKVRRDIVFPLAGYAAMAGEAVRQATGCETGYRLRRVVARAALVLIEAEPAEMVTALRPRRLTDTDDSASWFEFAIASYTGSSWVKHCEGQVAPLDRAPLRRSVVMKTTAPEDGSGSGSGSGSLPRLVKSNRLYDAVARAGLVFGPEFRRLTDISTSVTDGAARAKLITVPSSEAAAAHPYPGPMHPASIDACIQLLLVASVRGLCRNLRRLVVPTLVENIEVSRGASKDDNGNVNNMHIEAFCPAQGLGSAEVECVVEDNDDQDHDHERVCLRMSGLQVTPLDGDGDGDSDRDGENNMSPNDGPVDVHAAAHLHWLPDFDFAPLDDGLVKSPTANVAERELRETLTLLCILESADRLANLTPAQPHYVKYRAWLDRQVGLARSGDYPLVPDAQSIAALDPPARRAMLESVYDRLLALPDPSNSKDENGNNNSNSNNNKMHAAAAAARAIKRLSDHAEAVFTAPAPGSGSDGGATTDAEGEGGSKDALNLLLGDGLLTDMYGAEGAGAFDFGGLVRRLAHARAGRLRVLEVGAGTGATTACLLRHLFVFAGEDGDGDGAGPGLGGLPVYAEYVFTDISAGFFPKARERFRHAPNMRFCALDISRDPLPQGFAAGSFDLVVAPNVVHATPCLRETLAHLRTLLRDDGVLMMIEMSTEARTPAFIFGNLPGWWLGEEDGRVWEPFASPDRWDAELKAAGFRGAEAVVPDAEPPWQMAVVMLARPRTEEDEEEEEEKKKKKNGGRRVTLLCQDRASGPATSLLSGLEKEGWEVTPCRLGHDPLPSGQDVISCVDLESRFFDHDTLTEEGLSAFQAMLRQVQNGTDRILWLAPPFQVKCRDPRGAQTLAVMRTVRAELNLALFTLELDYERETAEAAARLISDVFVKKVQRARDDDVLNADREFVIDNGTLLVGRYRPFSLTRAQALLSRSSSSLSDPDPDPDPNSRVTAPVRQPPETSASGAGAGWAKTLRIRQPGDLSTLTWTDTPLPATLPPDHVEVRIHAAGLNFRDVLQATGSLRLPSSTGASGPELGLEASGVITRVSNSSSNSSSSRQRLQPGDRVVLLSPTGTLTTRLVVPSALVARVGTTTMTTTTPLPLPLPSLDAAAAAPVCYATVLHALLDAGRLRPGMSVLVHSACGGVGLAALEVCARIGGGAAGGGAGGAGGAGIEVYATVGSEEKVEFLLGRYPGLVARERVFSSRDARFRDGVLRLTRGRGVDLVLNSLSGDLLHASWECVAKYGTMVELGKRDLVGAGRLDMAPFLENRAYVGVDLYEYMRDRPERVGALLTRYVEMYEQGLLPLPDPVAYFEAGQVEQAFRHLQNGAHIGKVVVTMPEDPSRLPSQPPDRPILLDPDATYLLAGGAGGLGGSVASWLVEQGARHLTILSRSAGLNSESRALFRELESMGCSVTAVAGSVENKEDVAAAVSGSGRPVRGVFQLATTMRDGPLLSMNWSQWDSTIGPKVRGTWNLHHALAGQPLDFFWMASSVVTVVDEPGQANYSAGCIFLEAFCQYRHSLGLPATVLNICPLEGVGYVAENSQARRNMKAQGLCLLGESEFLDFVRFNLSRAGRKGGAGGADGPATVTGSDCYGWKNPEQVVMALRSGSDLPLDHLDNRTNWRRDRRMGLYHNVRRHGDDRLSSSSRSKTDRIVLFLDAVLNADAATAANLLGNPDNIAFLARETGNKIYELMMRPVSEDEEIDTRLTLAQIGLDSLMAIELRRWLRGVFGIAISVLEIVGSGSLYQLGEVIAAKLSERLCLWESGHLSMANITMHKTENSTGATTFVTELQQPLSGVLSA, encoded by the exons ATGACCATCTCCTCTGACCG GAACATCGAACCCATCGCGGTCTGTGGGATCGGCCTCCGTCTCCCCGGAGGAGTACACAACGGCGACGAGTTCTGGCAGCTCTTGGCCGAGGGTCGAGATGCGCGGAGCAAGATACCGCCGACACGCTTTGCGATCGACGGCTTCGACGCCTCCCTATCGGGCCAGAAAGCCATCCACACGCGGCACGGCTACTTTATCGATGACGATCTCTCCCGCTTGGACACTTCGTTTTTCTCCATGTCCAAAAAGGAGATCGAGCGATGCGACCCCCAGCAGCGAATTCTCCTAGAGGTCGTCCGGGAATGCCTCGAGGATGCCGGCGAGGTTGACTACCGCGGACGGCCGATTGGGTGCTACGTCGGCACGTTTGGTCAGGACTGGTACGAAATGGCAACCAAGGACATGCACGGCATGGGGAACTACTCCTTGATGGGATCCGGCGACCTCGTCCTGGCCAACCGGGTGTCGTACGAGTTTGACCTACACGGCCCTAG CACGGTTATCAAAACGGGCTGTTCTGCCTCCCTCGTGGCTCTCCATGATGCCTGTCGGGCTCTACAATCCGGAGACGCCTCGGGCGCTATTGTGTGCGGTACCAGCCTCATCATGACCCCGACCACATCGACCATCTTCTTTGACGAGGGAATCCTGTCCCCGGACGGCTCCTGTAAGACGTTTGACGCGGCCGCCAACGGCTTTGCACGAGCCGAGGGCATCACGGCCGTGTATGTCAAGCGGCTAGAAGACGCCCTCCGAGATGGGAACCCCATCCGAGCCGTGATTCGGAATACCGGCTGCAACAGCGACGGTCGCAGCCAGGGGCTGACGTGTCCCAACGGGCAGGCCCAGGAAGCTCTGATGCGGAATGTCTATTGCCAGGCCAACCTGGATCCTTCCGAGACCGCATTTGTCGAG TGTCACGGAACAGGCACTCCAACAGGCGACCCGATCGAGACACGGGCTGTTGGCAATGTCTTTGGCGATAAAGGCGTGTACATTGGCTCGGTCAAGCCCAACGTTGGCCACTCGGAAGGCTGCTCCGGACTCACGAGCCTGATCAAGGCGGTTCTGGCCCTGGAGAAGGGCACGATCCCGCCAAATATCAAGTTCCAGAAACCTAACCCAAAGA TTCCCTTCTCCGAAAAGAAACTCACTGTGCCGCTTAAACCTACGGCATTTCCCAAGGACCGGGCCGAGCGAATCAGCATCAACTCATTTGGCATCGGCGGTTCCAATGCTCAT GTAATTCTCGAGTCCTCATCGCAATACTTCGGCGGCACTCGTCTGAGCATTAACGGTTTAAACGGTGTGAACGGTGTGAACGGCACTAATAATTATCAAAATGGCACAGTGCCAACCCCTCGGCCTGAGCTGTTCCTCTTCTCGGCCAACTCACCCGCGTCTCTGGATCGACAGATTGCTTCCTTCCGGGAACACGCAGCCCGATATCCCAACCTCGCCAGGGACACCGCCTACACGCTGGCGGTCCATCGAGAGAAACTGCCGCATAGGGCGTTTGCCCTGGTGCAAGACGGCAAGGTGCTCCAAGTTTCACCCCAAGTCAAAGCGCCTCATTCTGCTCCGAGCGTCACCATGGTATTCAGCGGACAGGGTGCACAGTGGCCCCAGATGGGCCGGGAGCTGATCCTGACCGACCCGTCCTTCCGTCAGGACTTGATTCGTATGGATGAAGTCCTGCAGGGGCTGCGGATCCCCCCCAGGTGGTCGATCATCG AGGAGCTCCTCAAGCCCGATGAGACGAGCCAGGTCCACCGCGCGGAGCTCGCGCAGCCACTGACGACGGCGCTCCAGATCGCCCTCGTGCGCCAGTTCCAGCGCCTGGGAATCACGccggccgccgtcgtcggccaCTCGAGCGGCGAGATCGCGGCCGCCTATGCGGCCGGCCACATCTCGCTCGAGTACGCCATCACGATTGCGTACTACCGCGGCTATGTCGCGTCGCGGGCCAGCGCGGCATCCTCTTCCATCGGCGCCATGGCCGCCGTGGGCCTCGGAGCGGCCGAGGTCTCGCGCTTCTTGCACGCCGGCGCCTGCGTGGCCTGCGAGAACAGCCCGTCGAGCACGACAATTTCCGGGGACTCCAAGGCGGTGCACAAGACCTTGGCGTCCGTCCTGGCCGAGTACCCGGACGTGTTGGCGCGGCCGTTGAAGGTCGACACGGCTTACCACTCTC ACCACATGGCGGCGCTCGCGGCAGAGTACCTCAATTTGCTCCAAGGAGAGGAAAGCACGAACTCGTGCCACGGCGCCCCCGACGGGCCCGGCGCCCGCCTTTTCTTCTCCAGCGTGACGACCAGGACACTGACCCGCGAGGGGACCCCCCTTACGTCTCCCTACTACTGGGTCGTCAACCTCGTCTCGCCCGTGCGGTTCCGCGACGCCGTGCacaacctcctcctccacgacgacgaccatgACGACGACCACCAGCAGGCGACCGACGGCGGTTCGTCGAGCATGATCCTGCTCGAGGTCGGCCCGCACTCGGCGCTCGCCGGGCCGCTGCGGCAGATCTGCGAGGCCGCCGGCCGGCCCTGCAACTACACGGCCGCGCAGATCCGCGGCAAGAACTGCGTGGCCAGCCTCCTGTCCGCCCTGGGCGGCCTCTATCAGCAGGCCGTCGTCCCCGCCGACTGGAGACCGCTCTTCCCCCCCCAAgggggcagcagcagcagggccCTCGCCGGGCTGCCGACGTACCCGTGGGACCACAGCGCGGGGCCGTTCTGGTACGAGAGCCGGCTCTCGCGGGACTGGAGGGCCCGGCGCTTCCCCGACCACTGCCTCCTGGGGGTCCGGGTGGTCGAGTGCCCGGACACGGCGCCGCAGTGGCGCAACCTGCTGAGCCTGGAACAGGTCCCCTGGCTGGCCGACCACAAGGTCCGCCGCGACATCGTCTTCCCCCTCGCCGGCTACGCGGCCATGGCCGGCGAGGCGGTGCGCCAGGCGACCGGCTGCGAGACGGGCTACCGGCTGCGCCGCGTCgtcgcccgcgccgccctGGTGCTGATCGAGGCCGAGCCGGCCGAGATGGTGACGGCCCTGCGCCCGCGCCGGCTCACCGACACGGACGACTCGGCCTCCTGGTTCGAGTTCGCCATCGCCTCCTACACCGGTTCGAGCTGGGTCAAGCACTGCGAGGGACAGGTGGCGCCCCTCGACCGGGCCCCCCTGCGGAGGAGTGTTGTGATGAAGACGACGGCGCCAGAGGACGGATCGGGATCGGGATCGGGATCGGGATCGCTTCCTCGTCTGGTCAAGAGTAACCGGCTGTACGACGCCGTGGCCCGCGCCGGTCTCGTGTTCGGGCCCGAGTTCCGGCGCCTGACGGATATCTCCACGTCGGTGACGGACGGCGCGGCCCGGGCGAAGCTTATTACCGTGCCGAGCTCcgaggcagcagcagctcatCCGTACCCCGGGCCGATGCACCCGGCGTCCATCGATGCCTGCATCCAGCTGCTCCTCGTCGCCAGCGTCCGCGGTCTGTGTCGGAACCTGCGCCGGCTCGTGGTCCCGACGCTCGTCGAGAACATCGAGGTCTCCCGCGGTGCGAGCAAGGACGATAATGGCAATGTTAATAATATGCACATCGAGGCATTCTGCCCGGCTCAGGGGCTGGGCTCCGCCGAAGTCGAGTGCGTGGTAGAGGATAACGACGACCAGGACCACGACCACGAGCGGGTATGCCTCCGCATGTCCGGCCTTCAAGTGACGCCCCTggacggggacggggacggCGACAGCGACAGAGACGGCGAGAATAATATGAGTCCGAACGACGGCCCCGTCGACGTCCACGCGGCCGCGCACCTCCACTGGCTGCCCGACTTTGACTTTGCGCCGCTCGACGACGGCCTCGTCAAGTCGCCGACGGCCAACGTGGCCGAGCGCGAGCTCAGGGAGACGCTCACGCTCCTCTGCATCCTCGAGTCGGCCGACCGACTGGCCAACCTCACCCCGGCTCAGCCGCACTACGTCAAGTACCGCGCCTGGCTCGACCGCCAGGTCGGCCTCGCGCGATCGGGCGACTACCCGCTCGTCCCGGACGCGCAGTCCATCGCCGCGCTGGATCCTCCCGCCCGCCGCGCGATGCTGGAATCCGTCTACGACCGGCTGCTCGCCCTGCCGGACCCGAGTAACAGCAAGGATGAGAACGggaacaacaacagcaacagcaataACAACAAGATgcacgccgcggcggcggcggcgcgggcgatCAAGCGGTTGAGCGATCACGCCGAGGCCGTCTTCACGGCGCCGGCCCCGGGCTCGGGCTCGGACGGGGGTGCGACCACCGACGCCGAGGGAGAAGGCGGGAGCAAGGACGCGCTGAACCTGCTGCTGGGCGACGGCCTGCTGACGGACATGTACGGGGCCGAGGGGGCCGGGGCGTTCGACTTTGGCGGCCTGGTGCGGCGGCTGGCGCACGCGCGGGCGGGCCGCCTCCGCGTGCTCGAGGTCGGCGCCGGCACGGGCGCGACCACGGCGTGCCTGCTGCGGCATCTCTTCGTCTTCGCCGGagaggacggcgacggcgacggggcCGGGCCGGGGCTCGGGGGCTTGCCCGTGTACGCCGAGTACGTCTTCACCGACATCTCGGCCGGCTTCTTCCCCAAGGCTCGCGAGCGGTTCCGGCACGCGCCCAACATGCGCTTCTGCGCGCTCGACATCTCGCGCGACCCGCTCCCTCAGGGGTTCGCGGCCGGGTCCTTCGACCTGGTCGTGGCGCCCAACGTGGTGCACGCGACCCCCTGCCTGCGCGAGACGCTGGCCCACCTCCGGACCCTGCTCCGGGACGACGGCGTGCTGATGATGATCGAGATGTCGACCGAAGCCAGGACGCCCGCCTTCATCTTTGGCAACTTACCCGGCTGGTGGCTCGGTGAGGAGGACGGGAGGGTCTGGGAGCCCTTCGCGTCGCCCGACCGCTGGGACGCCGAGCTCAAGGCGGCCGGTTTCAGGGGCGCCGAGGCCGTCGTGCCGGACGCCGAGCCGCCCTGGCAGATGGCCGTCGTCATGCTGGCCCGGCCCCGGActgaggaggacgaggaggaggaggaggagaagaagaagaagaagaacggGGGAAGAAGAGTCACGCTTCTCTGTCAGGACCGGGCGAGCGGTCCGGCAACCTCTCTCCTGTCCGGTCTCGAGAAGGAAGGCTGGGAGGTGACTCCCTGCCGGCTGGGCCACGACCCCCTGCCGAGCGGACAAGACGTCATCTCCTGCGTCGACCTCGAGTCCCGCTTCTTCGACCACGACACGCTGACCGAGGAGGGCCTCTCGGCCTTCCAGGCGATGCTCCGCCAGGTCCAGAACGGGACCGACCGGATCCTCTGGCTCGCTCCCCCCTTCCAGGTCAAGTGCCGCGACCCGCGCGGGGCCCAGACGCTCGCCGTCATGCGGACCGTCCGCGCCGAGCTCAACCTGGCCCTCTTCACCCTCGAGCTCGACTACGAGCGCGagacggccgaggcggccgcccGCCTCATATCCGACGTGTTCGTCAAGAAAGTGCAGCGCGCCCGGGACGACGACGTCCTCAACGCGGACCGCGAGTTCGTCATCGACAACGGCACCCTCCTCGTCGGCCGCTACCGGCCCTTCAGCCTCACCCGTGCCCAGGCCCTCCTctcccgctcctcctcctccctctccgacccggacccggacccggaccccAACTCCAGAGTCACAGCCCCGGTGCGGCAGCCACCCGAGACGAGTGcctccggcgccggcgccggctggGCCAAGACGCTCCGCATCCGCCAGCCGGGGGACCTCTCGACCCTGACCTGGACCGACACCCCGCTCCCGGCCACCCTGCCGCCGGACCACGTCGAGGTGCGCATCCACGCGGCCGGCCTCAACTTCCGCGACGTCCTCCAGGCGACCGGCTCCCTCCGCCTGCCATCGTCCACCGGCGCCTCCGGCCCGGAGCTCGGCCTCGAAGCCTCGGGCGTCATCACCCGCgtcagcaacagcagcagcaacagcagcagcagccgccagCGGCTACAGCCGGGCGACCGGGTGGTGCTCCTCTCGCCGACGGGCACGCTGACCACGAGGCTGGTGGTGCCGTCGGCGCTGGTGGCGCGGGTGGGGACAAcaacgatgacgacgacgacgccgctaccgctgccgctgccatCGCTGGatgccgcggcggcggcgcccgtGTGCTACGCGACGGTGCTGCACGCGCTGCTGGACGCGGGCCGGCTGCGGCCGGGAATGTCGGTGCTGGTGCACTCGGCCTGCGGCGGCGTGGGACTGGCGGCGCTGGAGGTGTGCGCGCGGATCGGCGGAGGTGCCGCCGGTGGTGGTGCCGGAGGTGCAGGTGGTGCCGGCATCGAGGTGTACGCGACGGTGGGCAGCGAGGAGAAGGTGGAGTTCCTGCTGGGGCGGTACCCGGGACTCGTCGCCCGGGAGCGCGTGTTCAGCTCGCGCGACGCCCGCTTCCGCGACGGCGTCCTGCGCCTCAcgcgcggccgcggcgtcgACCTCGTCCTCAACTCCCTCTCGGGCGACCTGCTCCACGCCAGCTGGGAGTGCGTCGCCAAGTACGGCACCATGGTCGAGCTCGGGAAGCGGGacctcgtcggcgccggACGCCTCGACATGGCCCCCTTCCTCGAGAACAGGGCCTATGTCGGGGTCGACCTGTACGAGTACATGCGTGATCGGCCCGAGAGGGTGGGCGC GCTGCTCACGCGCTACGTCGAAATGTACGAGCAAGGTCTGCTCCCGCTACCGGACCCCGTTGCCTACTTCGAGGCCGGCCAGGTCGAGCAGGCCTTCCGCCATCTTCAGAACGGGGCCCACATCGGAAAAGTGGTCGTCACCATGCCCGAAGACCCTTCCCGCCTCCCCTCACAACCCCCGGACCGGCCGATCCTGTTGGACCCAGACGCTACCTACCTCCTCGCCGGAGGTGCCGGAGGGCTCGGAGGCTCCGTGGCGAGCTGGCTGGTCGAACAGGGGGCCAGGCACCTGACCATTCTTTCCAGAAGCGCAGGCCTGAACTCGGAGAGTCGCGCTCTGTTCCGGGAACTCGAATCCATGGGCTGCTCCGTCACCGCGGTAGCGGGCAGCGTCGAGAACAAGGAGGACGTCGCCGCTGCCGTCTCCGGCTCCGGAAGGCCCGTTAGGGGGGTCTTTCAGCTGGCCACGACCATGCGT GACGGACCGCTCTTGAGCATGAACTGGTCCCAGTGGGATTCGACCATCGGCCCCAAGGTCCGCGGGACATGGAACCTGCATCACGCGCTCGCCGGTCAACCGCTCGACTTCTTCTGGATGGCCAGCTCGGTCGTCACGGTCGTCGACGAGCCGGGGCAGGCCAACTACTCGGCCGGCTGCATCTTCCTCGAGGCCTTCTGCCAGTACCGCCACTCCCTCGGCCTCCCCGCTACCGTGCTCAACATCTGCCCGCTCGAGGGCGTCGGCTACGTCGCCGAGAACTCCCAGGCCCGGCGGAACATGAAGGCACAGGGCCTCTGCCTGCTCGGAGAGTCCGAGTTCCTCGACTTTGTCCGCTTCAACCTGTCACGCGCAGGACGGAAGGGGGGTGCCGGCGGAGCCGACGGTCCCGCGACCGTCACGGGCTCCGATTGCTACGGTTGGAAGAACCCGGAGCAGGTCGTCATGGCCCTGCGCTCCGGCTCCGACCTGCCACTGGACCACCTCGACAACCGCACCAACTGGCGCCGCGACCGCCGCATGGGGCTGTACCACAACGTGAGGCGGCACGGCGACGACAGGCTGTCTTCTTCGTCCCGGTCGAAGACGGACCGGATCGTGCTCTTCCTCGACGCCGTCCTcaacgccgacgccgccacGGCCGCCAACCTGCTCGGCAACCCCGACAACATCGCCTTCTTGGCTCGCGAGACTGGCAACAAGATCTACGAGCTGATGATGCGACCGGTGAGCGAAGACGAGGAGATCGACACCCGCCTGACGCTGGCCCAGATCGGGCTCGACTCGCTCATGGCCATCGAGCTGCGCCGGTGGCTGAGGGGAGTCTTTGGCATCGCCATCAGCGTCCTGGAGATCGTCGGCTCCGGCTCTTTGTATCAGCTCGGTGAGGTGATCGCGGCCAAGCTGTCTGAGAGATTG TGTCTGTGGGAGTCGGGACACTTATCCATGGCTAATATCACAATGCACAAGACTGAGAACAGCACTGGCGCTACCACATTCGTAACTGAATTGCAGCAACCTCTTTCGGGGGTGCTCTCAGCTTAG